In Nitrososphaerota archaeon, the DNA window AGTCGGAGGAGGGAACGTGGAGACGAGCCAGAGGAACGCCGACCTGGTCTTCAGGGCGCTTGCCAGGGCCGCTCCGGACAGGGTCCCGGCCGCTTCTGGGGGCTCCATGAACAACGTGATGGTCGGCGGCGGGAAGGGTCGCTCCTCCTGGGCGTTCTACGAAACGATCGGAGTCGGCCTGGGGGGACGGAAGTCGATGGACGGGGTGGACGGGATCCAGTGCAACATGACGAACACCATGAACACACCCGTCGAAGAGATCGAGCGCTCACTTCCCATGATGATAACGAAGTACGGATTCAGGGAGGGGAGTTCAGGCGCCGGAGAGCGCAGAGGGGGCAACGGCATCGTACGCTCGTTCAGAACCCTCGGCCCGCGGACCACCTTCACAATCCTCGCGGACAGAGAGAAGCACCGTCCCTGGGGGCTGGAAGGAGGCAGGCCGGGGAAGGGGACGGAAGCTGTCCTAAGGCGGTATGGGCGAGAGAGGAGGATCCCGGTCAAGTCGACCCTAGCCCTGCAGGCAGGGGATGAGGTGGAAATCAGGACCGCAGGAGGGGGAGGATACGGCGACCCTGGGCGCCGCGACGGGCGGTCTGTCACGGCCGACGTGGAGAACGGGCTTCTCACCCCTGCGGAAGCCCGAAGACAGTACGCCTCCTGGTCAGACCGCTAATCGATAACGGACTGCCTTTAGGTTCTTCCGCGGAACCTGTCGATGCCCAGGAAGGAGATGTCCAGGTCTGTCTTCCCGTCGACGGCCAGGTCCGCGGCCACCTCGCCGATTGCACTCGCGAACTTGAACCCGTGCCCCGAGCAGGCGCTTACCACCGTTATCCTAGAGTCGTCTGGGTGAGGCCCTATGGCGAAGTTCAGGTCGGGGGTGTTGGTGTAGATGCACGTCCCAGAAGCGATGGGCGTTCTTCCCAGCTTCCGCATCCTCCTGGAAATGAATCCAGCAACAGGCGCCACGTCCTCATCGGTCACTGTCCTACTGACCGTGTCCGGCTCAACCTTCTGTCCCTGATGTGTGCGGGCCACCTTCACGCCGTGCCCGAGCTCCGGAATCCCGTAGAAGAAATTCTCCGGGGTTTCTTCAGCGATGAACACCGGCATCTCTTCAGGGGCGAAGCACTTCTCCCCGCCAGACGAGAACCAGAGCGGGACCTGCCTCTCGCAGCTGAGCGGGATCACATCGCCGAGCAGTTGCCTAGTCCACGCCCCAGCGCAAAAGACCACCCTGTCTGCGACGCACACCTCGCCTCCTGCCGCCACCTCGACCCCCTCGGGTGTGCCCTTCCACGAGGTCACGGGCTCCGAGAACTTCAACTCGCATCCGGCTTCCCTGGCCGATCCCGCGTAGGCCTTGATGCATTCCTCGGGGAACAGAATCCCGGCGTCTTCCAAGTAGACTGCCGAGAACCCATCGTCGAACGAAAGCGACTCGAATCTCTCCCCCATTTCTCTCGCCGAGATCAACTGATGCGAAATACCATGCTTCTCCGAGCTATTCAGCACTCCCTTCACGAGCTCGCCCTCGGGGCTGCCAATCATCAGGCCCCCTGTGAGCTTCAGAAGTTCCTTCCCTGACGTCTTCTCGAGGCTCCTCCATGACTCGAAGGCCCGCCTCAGGAGGGGGACGTACCTCTCGTCCTCATAGTAGGCGAGCCTGATGATCCTCGACCTCCCGTGGGAGGAGCCGAATTCGTGGTTGAGCCCGAACCTGTCCAGGGTCAGAACGCGCAGCCCCTTCGCCGCCAGGTGGTAACTCGCCGACGACCCCATGGCGCCGCACCCCACCACCAGGGCATCGTAGTGTCGCACGGGCCCGCACAGCCTCAGACGAATATGAAGTTTGTAGGTCCCCTGGGCGTCCGCCCATCATCTTCAAATAACGACTGCCCTCCGCATCCTCGGGATGTCAAAGCTCTCCGAGGCAAAGACCTACGGAGGAGTCGGGTCCATCCTGATGCTGCTGGCCATAGTCCCCTCTGTGGGATGGCTGCTCGCCATCGTGGGGGCAATTCTGGTCCTGGTCGCAATAAAGCGCGTGTCCGAGGTTGTAGCCGACCCATCCATCTTCAACAATATGCTCATCGCGATTGTCCTCGGGATAGCAGGCATAGTGGTCGGGGTCGTCGTGATAGCCGCGTCGGTCTTCAGTGCGTTCGGCCTCACCGCCCTAACTCAGATGGCTCCTGGCTCAGTGCCCAGCATAGCTCAGACTGACATCGTGAAGCTGATCACCGGCATAGTGGCGGGCCTTGCCGTCGTCTGGATACTGCTCCTGGTCGCAGCGATTTTCGTCCGGAAGAGCTACGGTAGCATGGCCACGAAGCTTGGAGTGGGGATGTTCAGCACGTCGGGGTTGATCTTCCTCATCGGGGCGGCTCTGACAATCGTCCTCGTCGGTTTCATACTGATTTTCGTGTCGGAGATACTCAACATAATCGCCTTCTTCTCAATCCCCGAACAGCTTCCCATGGCATCACCAACCATGGCACCTGCTCCCTCCGCCTAGGCCCCCTCGACCTACTGATTCCGTCAGGCGAACCTAACCCCTTCCTTTCACACGAGTCCGGGTGGGTTGGGCTCCCTAACTATCGTTAAATATTTACCCCGAGCCGGCCCTAGGCGAATGGTGGATTCAAGGAAGGTCGCCACAGCCTCGGTCTTCGGCGTCATAATCGCAATCGTGAAGGGTCCCCTTCTCCCTCCCCCCAGCGGCGACCTCCTGGTCGTCGTCGAAGCCATGCTGCTAGGTTTGAGTTTCATCATTCTCGGGATAGGAGGGGCGACCTACACTGCCGCCGTCGCAGGGCTTCTAATCAACTTCGTCGAACCGGGGTTCTACTTCTACCCCTTCGTCCTCGCCCTCCTCTACGGCCTTCTGGTCGACGGCGTTTCGTCCGTCCTCAAGGTCAAGACCGCAGAGTCCGTGAGCTCGAAGCGCCTGGCCGTTTCACTCACCATTGCCACTGCAGTAGTCGGGCCCGTGGCCTACTACGCCACAGTCTACCTGACCCCAATCCTCCCGAGTGACCCCTCGATCTATGCCACAATCATCATAGTTGGCGTAGTCAGCGGTGCCGTAGGTGGGATCCTTGCTACGAGGATCTGGGACAGGAACCTGAAGGCCAGGTTCAAGTCGGTCCAGCCGCCGGTCGGCTAGCCGCGTTCTGCGTCGTCGATCTCGCGCTCGACTTTGCTGGTGAATCCGTACAGGAACAGGTAGAGGAAGACCCCCAGCGCCAAGAACGCGATTCCGGCTACCGTGTCCTCGAGGAAAGCCGAGGCCAGGCCAACCACGAGTGTGAATATCCCCACCACGATTATCAGCAGCGCGGCCGTCCTCGAAACTCTGCTGACCTTTAGCGACATCGCAACTTCGGACGTGCGATGCGGAGTTAAACGATTTGCGGCCAGGGGAACCGCTTTATCCAAAGGAACATAGGGATGAAACGCAGTGAATCCTGACACCGAGGGCATCGCTTGCTGCTTCGACGAGCGTTCGCAGCGGCACTTGGATGACTTCCGACAGAACGGATTGAGCGACACGGCGACCGAGATCCGCTCTGCGCTCAGGAACCGGGGGATCGCCGGGAAGACCATTCTCGAACTCGGCTGCGGGGTCGGGGGCTTTACGCTGACTCTCCTGAAGGACGGCGCGACGTCCGCCAGAGGAATCGACCTGTCTCCGAGGATGGTCGAGGCCGCACGTTCGCTTGCCGCGGAAGAAGGACTCTCAGGCTCAGTTTCCTTCGAGGTCGGGGACGGGGCAAAGACTCACCTGGACAGGGCCGACCTGGTCGTGCTAGACGCCGTAATCTGCTGCTACCCTGATTTCTCCGGCCTCGTCCAGAACTCGAGCTTTGCCGCCCGCCTCTACTACGCCGTTTCCATGCCCGACGATAACAGAATTGCCACAAGACTCCTTCGACTGGTCCTCCCGCTCCAGGGAATCATCTTCAGGCGGGACAGCTTCCGATTCTTCATCCACTCGAAGAAACAGGTCGTGGCACAGCTGGAGAAGGACGGGTTCAAGCTCCTCTCAGAAATCGCCGTCGGCTGGGTCTGGTCCGTCCTTATGTTCGCAGCCCCGTCAAACTGACGCCGAAGGGTTCGTTACTTCTTCCCCTTGCTTTCTTCGCGAAGTAGCTGGAAGAGCCTGTACTTGTCCGACTCACCGGGGGAAAGGGTGTAGCCGCAGATCTTGCATTGCACGCCCTCGCCAGTCACCCTCAGCTCCATCCTTCCGCACTTCGGGCACTTCATCTGGTCGGCAGGCGGAAGCTTCTCCATCATCGACCTGTCGGACCCTACGAGAGTCTTAAGGGTGCCGACCCAATCTAACCTATCCTAACAACCGACTGCCTGTCAAAGGGAGACGCTCGCACTGAGTATCTCCGGTACAGTTCCGCAGGGAGTGAAATGTCGCCGAGCCAAAGCTCTCCCACGAAATTTCTCGCTTCAGCATTGAGGAACCCTAACTTCGGAAGCGCCATGGTGATGGTCGCCTTGGCCACAACGCAGGGCTCGTTCGATTCCCCTGAGGTCGCGTCTAGTCCTGAGGGGAGGTCGACCGCGAGCATTGGCACCTTCGACCTGTTCGCACCTGCAATGATCGAAGCAACCGGTTCTCTGGGACTGCCTCTCGAATTGTATCCGAGGAGCGCGTCAATCAGTAGGTCGGAATCCCCGAGGGCGGCTTCGGGTCCCTTGATGTCGACTCCCAACGCCTCGACCGCCCGGAGCTGTGTTTTCGGAACGTTCCCCATGGACTCCTTCTCACTCAGGATCACTACGACATTCGCTCCCCAGTTGTGTAGGCGCCTCGCCGCCACCAGCCCATCGCCACCGTTGTTCCCCTTCCCAACGAGAACTCCGACACGTTTCCCTCCGACGCCGCCTCCGAACATCCGCCTGGCAACCTCCGCCGTCGCAGCCCCGGCGTTCTCCATCAGCGAAAGCACATCGACCCCGAACTCTTCTATGGCAGTCCTGTCGAGGAGGGCCATCTCCTCAGCACTGACGTAGGCGAGCCCATCGACCACCTTCATGGCCACAAGACCGGCAGGACGCAAGATATTTCGCTTCCTCGTCATTCTGGAATGGCCGTCAATTTAATTTGTTCAAACTGGCACGTGGATTAGAGCCCGCGGGATATAGGAACTCCAGCCGCACACTGGGGAGACATGGGTTTCGCTAACAAGTGGGAGACAAAAGACAAAGGTCCTGGCTTGATGGACAGGTTCAGGGAGACCGTACGCCCCCCCACTCCGCTGAAACCACAGATTGAGCAGGCCAACAAGCAGATACGTGTTCTGATTTCGCAGTTAGACAACTCCGTCAGTAGGATAAGGCAGCGCGACTCCACAATCTTCAGGTCGGTGGTGACTGCGCTCGCCAAACACGACACCCAGCACGCGGCGGTCTACGCCAACGAGCTGACCGAGGTCAGGAAGATGGGCAAGATGGTGACCCAGGCCCAGCTGGCCCTCGAGCAGATATCTTTGAGGCTCGGAACGATTACCGACATGGGTGAAATCGCCCAGACGCTCGCCCCGGCAGTCTCCGTCATCCGCAGCATGAAGGAGAACCTTAGGATCGCCCTCCCAGAAGCTGACAAGGAGATAGGCGAGATATCAGGGCTCCTCAGCAGCGTCCTTGTCGACGCAGGCTCCACCGGAGGCCTCTCGCTGAACTTCGACGTGGCCAACGAGGACGCAGCCAAGGTCATGGAAGAAGCGGCAGCGGTAGCCGAAGAGAGGATGAAGGAGAGCTTCCCGGAAATCCCCGCCAGCGCGCTAGAAGGCCGCGAATCAGAAGACCTGACCGCCTAGGTCTCACGTGCAGGCTAGGCAGACTGAACCAGCATTTCTGTATGTCCACCGACCTTTCTGGTTCAAAATCATTGAACGGCTTGTACGATTCGTTCGCTTAATATGATGCCCGGGTAGGGAACGACCAGATGAGGATAAGTGCCCACGTCGGCAGATCTGTCAGACCCGGGAATGAGGCTGGGCTGACACAGTCAAAATCCGGCGCCGGGCGCGTCGTAGCCTTGGCAGCCGTCGCCCTGGTCTTGGTCGCCGCCTTCGTGTTGATACTGCCCTATGTCTCCGAAACCCTCAGGAACGGCTTCTCCCAGCTGACATCGTCCTTGTCCAGCGGAACAGGGACCGGCACGACCACGAGTCAGAACTTCAACCTCTACGACCCTATCATCCAGGGAGGTTCGGCCAACATCTCTTATCCTTCTGACTACAGCACCCTCGCCTCGTATGCTGTGGACCGGATCAACCAGGACAGGGCGAACTACAGCCTCGCCCCCGTCACCCTGAGCAACGCCAAAGCCGGCCAGCAGCACGCCGATTCGATGCTGAAGCACGGCTACTTCAGCCACGTCGACACCCAGGGCCTCAAGCCCTACATGCGTTATTCTCTCCTGGGCGGGAACGGCGCTGTCGAGGAGAACATAGCATACTCATACAACTGCGACGGCTTTGACGCCTTGACTCACCAGTGTAGCATGCCACGCTTCACGACCATCAGCTCGGTCGAGTCTGTGATAAGCGGGCTGGAGTACCAGATGATGTACAACGACAGCGGCTGCTGCAACAACGGCCACAGGGACAACATACTCACAGGCCTCCACAACCGCGTCTCAATAGGCGTAGCCTACAACGGGACCAACGTCTTCTTCGTGGAGGACTTCGAGAACTACTACATCAGTCTCAATTTCTCCGTGTCCAACACCTCGGCGGTCTCCATGGTGGGAGCCCTCCTCAAGTCGAGCGTGACTTCAGGTTCCATCTACATCGCCTACGACAGCACCCCCTCGGCCCTGACCCCCTACCAGCTCAACAACGGGCCCCGCGAATACGACCCCGGGACAATCGTAGGCGGGGTCCTTCCCCCCTGTCCTCCCCTGAGCTGCCCCTCATTCCAGCAAGGGATAACAGCCTACGCCAGCACATGGAAGTACACCTCGACTCAGGTCGACCTGGTCTTCTCGCTCCAGGACTTCATCAACCAGTATCACTCTGGAGTC includes these proteins:
- a CDS encoding methyltransferase domain-containing protein, producing the protein MNPDTEGIACCFDERSQRHLDDFRQNGLSDTATEIRSALRNRGIAGKTILELGCGVGGFTLTLLKDGATSARGIDLSPRMVEAARSLAAEEGLSGSVSFEVGDGAKTHLDRADLVVLDAVICCYPDFSGLVQNSSFAARLYYAVSMPDDNRIATRLLRLVLPLQGIIFRRDSFRFFIHSKKQVVAQLEKDGFKLLSEIAVGWVWSVLMFAAPSN
- a CDS encoding hydantoinase B/oxoprolinase family protein: VGGGNVETSQRNADLVFRALARAAPDRVPAASGGSMNNVMVGGGKGRSSWAFYETIGVGLGGRKSMDGVDGIQCNMTNTMNTPVEEIERSLPMMITKYGFREGSSGAGERRGGNGIVRSFRTLGPRTTFTILADREKHRPWGLEGGRPGKGTEAVLRRYGRERRIPVKSTLALQAGDEVEIRTAGGGGYGDPGRRDGRSVTADVENGLLTPAEARRQYASWSDR
- a CDS encoding DUF996 domain-containing protein — encoded protein: MSKLSEAKTYGGVGSILMLLAIVPSVGWLLAIVGAILVLVAIKRVSEVVADPSIFNNMLIAIVLGIAGIVVGVVVIAASVFSAFGLTALTQMAPGSVPSIAQTDIVKLITGIVAGLAVVWILLLVAAIFVRKSYGSMATKLGVGMFSTSGLIFLIGAALTIVLVGFILIFVSEILNIIAFFSIPEQLPMASPTMAPAPSA
- the solA gene encoding N-methyl-L-tryptophan oxidase, coding for MRHYDALVVGCGAMGSSASYHLAAKGLRVLTLDRFGLNHEFGSSHGRSRIIRLAYYEDERYVPLLRRAFESWRSLEKTSGKELLKLTGGLMIGSPEGELVKGVLNSSEKHGISHQLISAREMGERFESLSFDDGFSAVYLEDAGILFPEECIKAYAGSAREAGCELKFSEPVTSWKGTPEGVEVAAGGEVCVADRVVFCAGAWTRQLLGDVIPLSCERQVPLWFSSGGEKCFAPEEMPVFIAEETPENFFYGIPELGHGVKVARTHQGQKVEPDTVSRTVTDEDVAPVAGFISRRMRKLGRTPIASGTCIYTNTPDLNFAIGPHPDDSRITVVSACSGHGFKFASAIGEVAADLAVDGKTDLDISFLGIDRFRGRT
- a CDS encoding NAD(P)H-hydrate epimerase, with amino-acid sequence MRPAGLVAMKVVDGLAYVSAEEMALLDRTAIEEFGVDVLSLMENAGAATAEVARRMFGGGVGGKRVGVLVGKGNNGGDGLVAARRLHNWGANVVVILSEKESMGNVPKTQLRAVEALGVDIKGPEAALGDSDLLIDALLGYNSRGSPREPVASIIAGANRSKVPMLAVDLPSGLDATSGESNEPCVVAKATITMALPKLGFLNAEARNFVGELWLGDISLPAELYRRYSVRASPFDRQSVVRIG
- a CDS encoding CAP domain-containing protein: MRISAHVGRSVRPGNEAGLTQSKSGAGRVVALAAVALVLVAAFVLILPYVSETLRNGFSQLTSSLSSGTGTGTTTSQNFNLYDPIIQGGSANISYPSDYSTLASYAVDRINQDRANYSLAPVTLSNAKAGQQHADSMLKHGYFSHVDTQGLKPYMRYSLLGGNGAVEENIAYSYNCDGFDALTHQCSMPRFTTISSVESVISGLEYQMMYNDSGCCNNGHRDNILTGLHNRVSIGVAYNGTNVFFVEDFENYYISLNFSVSNTSAVSMVGALLKSSVTSGSIYIAYDSTPSALTPYQLNNGPREYDPGTIVGGVLPPCPPLSCPSFQQGITAYASTWKYTSTQVDLVFSLQDFINQYHSGVYTVYLITGSDTSTAITSISVFVA